Proteins from a genomic interval of Clostridium sp. M62/1:
- a CDS encoding MFS transporter — MFEKDRWKTKFITVASGQAISMLGSHGVQFALIWWLAEKTSSPLMLGISGIVAYLPMSLFSPAAGIAADRYNRKFISIFSDLAMGTAALIYAVLLSVFELPVWTVFIMLCIRGIGSTFQQPAIQSIIPQLVPKDQLVRTNGWMQLLNSGSFLLGPVIGASLYAAFPMPVVLLTDVAGAILASIALAAVEIPPLPKAEKEKQHFAAEVKEGIRIFREDRKLFHIVMAEALCMFFYGPLSSFYPLMTSEYFSLSAVYGSAVELSFAAGMLVSSLLFSSVLKVERKIRVSFAGLFGMGIMAAVCGLIPPVYAGWFLFAVSCIGLGAAGNVHTIPLTAYIQETVAGEKMGRAFSVLTLISSVTMPVGLLFSSPIAEKVGVNTWFFISGVSMTVITALVAVRHTAEQRRQ; from the coding sequence ATGTTTGAAAAAGACAGATGGAAAACAAAATTTATCACTGTGGCATCAGGACAGGCAATTTCCATGCTTGGCAGTCACGGCGTTCAGTTTGCACTGATCTGGTGGCTTGCTGAAAAAACGTCTTCCCCGCTTATGCTGGGAATATCAGGCATTGTGGCATATCTGCCCATGTCACTGTTCAGCCCGGCAGCGGGGATTGCGGCAGACCGCTATAACCGGAAATTTATCTCTATTTTCTCGGACCTGGCAATGGGAACGGCCGCACTGATTTATGCGGTACTGCTTTCTGTGTTTGAGCTGCCTGTATGGACTGTATTTATTATGCTCTGCATCCGCGGAATCGGAAGTACATTTCAGCAGCCTGCCATACAGTCGATTATTCCGCAGCTTGTGCCAAAAGATCAGCTGGTCAGGACCAATGGCTGGATGCAGCTTTTAAATTCAGGTTCCTTCCTGTTAGGACCAGTAATCGGAGCGTCACTGTATGCAGCTTTCCCCATGCCCGTTGTCCTGCTGACGGATGTGGCGGGGGCGATTCTGGCAAGTATTGCCCTGGCTGCGGTTGAAATTCCGCCATTGCCCAAAGCAGAAAAAGAAAAACAGCATTTTGCTGCAGAGGTGAAAGAGGGAATCCGGATATTCAGAGAAGACAGAAAGCTGTTCCATATCGTAATGGCAGAAGCTCTCTGCATGTTTTTCTATGGGCCCCTGTCCTCCTTTTATCCCCTTATGACAAGCGAATACTTCAGTCTGTCGGCTGTATATGGAAGTGCGGTGGAGCTTTCCTTCGCAGCAGGGATGCTCGTGTCCTCGCTGTTATTTTCCAGTGTGCTGAAGGTAGAGCGAAAAATCAGAGTTTCCTTCGCAGGCCTGTTCGGCATGGGTATTATGGCCGCAGTCTGCGGCCTGATCCCGCCGGTTTACGCAGGCTGGTTTCTCTTTGCGGTTTCCTGCATCGGCCTGGGGGCAGCAGGAAATGTGCATACAATCCCTCTGACTGCATATATACAGGAGACAGTGGCCGGTGAAAAAATGGGACGGGCATTTTCTGTGCTCACCCTGATCTCGTCCGTGACAATGCCGGTGGGCCTGCTGTTCAGCAGCCCCATAGCAGAAAAGGTTGGCGTAAATACCTGGTTTTTCATATCCGGAGTGAGCATGACAGTCATTACAGCCCTTGTGGCTGTCCGCCATACGGCAGAACAGAGGAGGCAGTGA
- a CDS encoding N-acetyltransferase, whose product MIRKFQKEDTGQVMRIWLNGNKDAHPFIPKEYWEANYSMVEEQILQAEVFVYEADGEIQGFIGIVGGYIAGIFVDRAYRSLGAGRELLNCAKQLYDSLSLGVYQKNERAVSFYFREGFAVQSEQLDEDAGETEYTMSWKRSTGNP is encoded by the coding sequence ATGATAAGGAAATTTCAGAAAGAAGATACGGGACAGGTGATGAGAATCTGGCTGAACGGAAATAAGGATGCCCATCCTTTTATTCCAAAAGAGTACTGGGAAGCCAACTATTCCATGGTGGAAGAACAGATTCTGCAGGCAGAGGTTTTCGTATATGAGGCGGATGGAGAAATCCAGGGCTTTATCGGAATTGTGGGGGGATATATTGCGGGAATTTTTGTGGACAGAGCGTACCGTTCCCTGGGAGCAGGAAGAGAGCTTCTAAACTGCGCCAAGCAATTATATGATTCCCTGTCATTAGGCGTCTATCAGAAAAATGAGCGGGCCGTTTCCTTCTATTTCCGGGAGGGCTTTGCCGTACAGTCAGAACAGCTTGATGAAGATGCGGGAGAAACAGAGTATACCATGAGCTGGAAAAGGAGCACGGGAAATCCATAG